GAACTCCGCGCGGTTCACCTGCCTCCTCCTTCCTGATGCCCTCCCCCCTGCTCACTAGGGAGTTTGCAGTTCGACTGTTTTCAGTTAAGCCCTTGCCAGCTAAGGGTCTACCGGCTCGTCGCCAAGCTGAGACCCAACGCCCCGTTCAACCACCGCACAAATGGCGTCATCGCCGCATAATGCTTGGCCAGCGCCTGCGGCAGTTTCGGGCTCGTCACCTCGTCCGGCGTGAGCTCGGTCCACGCCGTATACGACTGATAGCGCAGCCAAGCTTCCGCCGGGTGGTCGGCGGCGAATCCACGCGGCAGGCGGGTCAGCATGCCGTCGGTGTCCAGATCGCCGAAGCGGCGACGGAAGGTGCGCCCCTTCACGATCTCCTCGAACCCTTCCAGATCGTCAGTGAGCGCCTGACGGATCTTGGTCACCGCCGACCGCGGTGGCATCCAGATGCCGCCACCGCAGAACGATCTGCCGGGCTCGATGTGGAAGTAGAAACCCGCGCCGCCG
The Gemmatimonas sp. DNA segment above includes these coding regions:
- a CDS encoding DUF2461 domain-containing protein; this encodes MKDLIGDSFTQFTPKAFIFLRGIAKHNRKEWFEEHRADFEREIKRPLALLVEEVDVHLATIAPEIVGSPKKSVFRIHRDVRFSKNKAPYKTHAACWFFHRDAGRGVGTEAVHGGAGFYFHIEPGRSFCGGGIWMPPRSAVTKIRQALTDDLEGFEEIVKGRTFRRRFGDLDTDGMLTRLPRGFAADHPAEAWLRYQSYTAWTELTPDEVTSPKLPQALAKHYAAMTPFVRWLNGALGLSLATSR